The window TCCTCTTTAACCAAGACCACATAAGTATGTAGTATGTTTTTCGGTGGAACGGGCTATATTTAAAGCAGTAAACATCTTACAAAGTAACAAGGGCTTATCGTGATAAAAGTTGGTATCGTAGAAGACAATGAGTACATGCGGGAAGGGTGGGAGACCTTCATCGACCATGAAAGGGATTTAACGGTAATTGGAAGTTTTGGTTCGTGTGAAGAAGCCTTTGAATCAGATGCCATCAATAAAGTGGATTTGATGATTATGGATATTGGTCTGCCGGGAATGACCGGCATTGAAGGAGTTAAGTACATGAGAGAAAATCATCCTGATGTAAACATTATCATGGCAACGGTTCATGATGATGACGACCACATTTTCGATGCTTTGAAAGCAGGGGCCGTTGGGTACCTGATGAAAAAAGTTACTCCTGATGAAATGGTACATGCTATTCGGGATGCTCATGAAGGCGGTTCTCCAATCACCCCAAACATAGCGCGAAAAGTGATAGCCACCTTTCAAAAGGCAGCAGATCTGGAAGAGGAATTGTCGGATCGGGAAATTCAAATTCTGAAAGAGCTGGCCACGGGTCGCTCGTATGCCGCCATTGGGAAGAAGATATTCTTGTCAGTGGATGGCGTCCGGCATCATATCCGGAACATTTACCAGAAACTGGAAGTGCATTCCCGTTCCGAAGCCATCGCAAAAGGCATTACCCGCCATATCATTGATCCTGACAACGACTAACAGCTCTGTATTCTGTTAGAACCACATTGTTATGCGGTTACATTTAGAGCCTCCCTTTTTAGCTTGGACGCAGTTAGTCCTTCCAGACTATACTAACCTAATACACTAAAGCTCTGTCTTTTGATAAAGACGGAGCTTTTTTAATTTCACATGCAGCGAAAATATCCCGATATTCAGCGCGAATTTCAGATGTATAAACCACGCAGCTTTTTATGAAAGATTTTATTCGCATCGCATCGGGACAAGGCTTTTGGGGCGATCTGCCCAACGCACCCGTCAATCAGGCAAAAAAAGGGCCCATCGATTACCTGGTGATGGATTACCTGGCGGAAGTAACCATGTCGATCATGCAAAAACAACGCATGAGAAATGCTGATTGGGGATATGCCCGCGATTTCGTGAATGTTGTGGAACAGGTTCTTCCTGAAATCAAAAATGATGGAATTAAAGTAATCAGCAATGCCGGGGGAGTGAATCCGATGGCTTGTAAGGATGAAATCCTGAAAGTAGCAAAAGAAAAAGGCTATACCGGTTTAAAAGTTGCCGTTGTAAACGGCGATGATATTCTAAGCAATATTGATGAATTGATTTCAGACGGTCATGAGCTGAAAAATATGGACGATGGGCGTCCTATTTCTGAAATAAAGGATGACCTGCTTAGTGCTAACGTATATTTTGGCTGCCAGCCTATCGTAGAAGCTTTAGAGGCCGGGGCTGATGTGATCATCACCGGAAGAGTAACTGACACCGGGCTTACACTCGCGCCCATGATCCATGAATTTGGATGGAAAGCGGACGATTTTGATAAAATGGCGGTAGGAACTATTGCCGGACACATTATAGAATGCGGAGCCCAGGTGTCGGGCGGTAATTTCACCGATTGGGAAAAGGTGGATGATTTCACAGATATCGGATTCCCCATTATTGAAGCCTATCCGAACGGGGACTTCTTTGTTACCAAGCATGAAAACACCGGCGGACTTGTAAGTGAGATGACCGTGAAAGAGCAGTTGTTGTATGAAATAGGAGATCCTTCAGAATATATTACTCCGGATGTAATTGCTGATTTTACTTCTGTTAAGGTTGAAGAAACCGGAACAAACCGGGTAAAAGTGACCGGTATCAAAGGCCGACCCGATACACCTACTTATAAAGTATCAGCCAGTTATAATGACGGATTTAAACTCTCCTCAACATTGGTTTACTGCTGGCCGGATGCTTTGAAAAAAGCCGTAAAAGGTGCTGAAATCCTGGAGAAAAGAGCGGAAGCACTTGGGCTGAATTTCGATGAATTCAACAAAGAGTACATTGGCTATAACGGAAATACAGAGGCTCCGGTAACAGAAGAAGCCCTAAATACAGAGTTCGATGAAATCCAGATGCGGGTCTCGGTTTCGGGAAAAAGCAAAAATGATTTAAATCGCTTTGGGATGGAAATAGCACCTCTTATCTTAACAGGCCCAAGCGGTGTAACCGGTTTTGCGGGAGGGCGGCCCAAGGCAAGCGATGTGGTAGCTTACTGGCCGGCTTTATTAGACAAGGATGCTGTGAGTCCTAAAGTCACCTTATTCGAAATTAAATAATTAATCATCATCAAAGCGCAAAATCTGATGGTTTTGTGCAAGAGTTAAAAAAGAAAAATAATGAAGATTGCGGTTATTGGAGCAGGAATCTCAGGATTAACAGCCGGACGTGAGTTAGCAAATGCCGGCCACGAAGTTGTTGTATTTGAAAAGAGCGGAGGCTATGGAGGCAGGCTGGCCACTCGTTATGCCGGTAAAGATAATGCCCAAAAGCTGGATCACGGAGTATCATTCTTTACAGCGGAGTCTTCGGAATTCAAAAAACTGGTTACCGAACTGGCAGCGAAAGATATTATTACAACCTGGGAAGGCAGCTATGCAACCAGAAATGAAAACGGTAAGGTAACTTTTCGGGAGAATAACTCGCCTTATTACTACGCGCCCAAAGGAATGAACACCGTTGGCAAATATCTGGGAAGGAATCTCGATATCCGACTAAATGAAAAGGTGGGTGGGCTTACACATATTGGTGAAAACCGCCGCAAGAAGAAAAGCTGGATGCTGAATTTCCCCACCGCATTAACAGAAAGTGCGGATGCGGTTATCATATCAGCACCGGCCCGCCAGGCTTATGCACTCCTTAATACCACCATCGATGAAATCGAAACGCTGAAACTGGTTCGTGAAATTGATGAAGTGGAATACGAGTCTCAGTTTACTTTGATGGCCGGTTTCGATGAAGCAGACATGCCTGAATGGAATGCGCTTGATTGTGAAGATGATGTAATTGAATTCATTTCCAATGAAACTACCAAGAGAAATGAGGGAGAGGTGAAAACACTGGTTGTTCATACTACCTCGGAATTTGCGAAGAAGCATATGCATGGCGACCGTGAAGTGGTAGAAGAGCTGATTACGGATAGACTGACAGAAATATTAGGAGGCTGGGCAGCCCTCGCTGATTGGAAACAGGTGCATTTTTGGAGATACAGCCGGGCCGTAAATCCCTTGCCGCACGACTTTATGGAAATTAGAGGAAACGACGACACTCCATTAGCTTTGGTTGGGGCTTATATGAACGGTAACACCGTTGAATCGGCATACCTTTCAGGATTGAAGCTCGGAAAACACTGGATTCAGCAATTCGCCGACTAATTAAATTTGAAGCCATTAAACCGGATTAGGTTTGGGTGCTATAAAACAACTTAACAGGTACCTTAAAAAGTACAAGGGCACGATGATACTGGGTGCCCTCTTCCTGACTGCATCTAATGCATTTCTTGTCTGGATACCGGTGCTCATCCGGCAAACCATGGATGAAGTAGAGAGAATAGGAGCAGAGGGA of the Gracilimonas sediminicola genome contains:
- a CDS encoding response regulator transcription factor, translated to MIKVGIVEDNEYMREGWETFIDHERDLTVIGSFGSCEEAFESDAINKVDLMIMDIGLPGMTGIEGVKYMRENHPDVNIIMATVHDDDDHIFDALKAGAVGYLMKKVTPDEMVHAIRDAHEGGSPITPNIARKVIATFQKAADLEEELSDREIQILKELATGRSYAAIGKKIFLSVDGVRHHIRNIYQKLEVHSRSEAIAKGITRHIIDPDND
- a CDS encoding acyclic terpene utilization AtuA family protein, whose protein sequence is MKDFIRIASGQGFWGDLPNAPVNQAKKGPIDYLVMDYLAEVTMSIMQKQRMRNADWGYARDFVNVVEQVLPEIKNDGIKVISNAGGVNPMACKDEILKVAKEKGYTGLKVAVVNGDDILSNIDELISDGHELKNMDDGRPISEIKDDLLSANVYFGCQPIVEALEAGADVIITGRVTDTGLTLAPMIHEFGWKADDFDKMAVGTIAGHIIECGAQVSGGNFTDWEKVDDFTDIGFPIIEAYPNGDFFVTKHENTGGLVSEMTVKEQLLYEIGDPSEYITPDVIADFTSVKVEETGTNRVKVTGIKGRPDTPTYKVSASYNDGFKLSSTLVYCWPDALKKAVKGAEILEKRAEALGLNFDEFNKEYIGYNGNTEAPVTEEALNTEFDEIQMRVSVSGKSKNDLNRFGMEIAPLILTGPSGVTGFAGGRPKASDVVAYWPALLDKDAVSPKVTLFEIK
- a CDS encoding NAD(P)/FAD-dependent oxidoreductase; protein product: MKIAVIGAGISGLTAGRELANAGHEVVVFEKSGGYGGRLATRYAGKDNAQKLDHGVSFFTAESSEFKKLVTELAAKDIITTWEGSYATRNENGKVTFRENNSPYYYAPKGMNTVGKYLGRNLDIRLNEKVGGLTHIGENRRKKKSWMLNFPTALTESADAVIISAPARQAYALLNTTIDEIETLKLVREIDEVEYESQFTLMAGFDEADMPEWNALDCEDDVIEFISNETTKRNEGEVKTLVVHTTSEFAKKHMHGDREVVEELITDRLTEILGGWAALADWKQVHFWRYSRAVNPLPHDFMEIRGNDDTPLALVGAYMNGNTVESAYLSGLKLGKHWIQQFAD